The following proteins come from a genomic window of Pedosphaera parvula Ellin514:
- a CDS encoding immunoglobulin domain-containing protein, which produces MKLWRKQLSSGAQFILVLMGFWMTSSASGAGLVAAWGDNQYGQTTVPLGLGRVKEITAGSSFSAALKVDGTVVVWGRNPSYDVIPDVPAGLSNVKAISAGMFHMLALRADGTVFAWGDNTLGQTSIPGGLSNVIAIAACADHNLALKADGTLIGWGNRDPALTNIPPDLTNVIAMAGGLVHNVALKVDGTLVAWGDNSNGQTNLSAGLSNIVAVAAGDYHSLALRGDGVVFAWGSNGYGQSAVPAGLSNVVAIAAGSDRSLAMKSDGTVVIWGGNLHGERSVPAGLLATAIAGGAYHNLALVSEGPVQIIQNPQSNVGTYSSNLTFSVSVAGYQSISFQWKLRGSNVMDDAHVSGSTNSTLTINSLQFSDAGNYSVVVSNALGSVQSLDATLFVISPPLVLQQSSNQTLKAGASVTLSANVLGTPTLSYQWLFGGTNIAGANLNSLTLFNMQPSMSGDYVLVISNAYGVAQSAPISLLVTDSAPYIVQQLTNKNATPGGSLSMAIKALGSLPLSYQWRFNGIDLPGATNSILTLDSVSYGQGGYYNVAVTNAFGEAVSAKALLSVSEMALWGGNLNATIPTNVPAGLSNLVAVAAGDYHVLALKADGTTVSWFAQYSQLGSLTNTPTNATNVIAISAGGLKSMALRTDGRVVVWGDNAYDQTSVPASLTNAVAIAAGSQHCMALRSNGTVVAWGYNGFGQTSVPAGLSNVVSIAAGRYSSMALMVDGRVVVWGGSSLERTVPNNVTNIVAIAGGQGLCVAVNADGRLMQWGQAVQNFPTGLSNVVAIANTGFMGIALRKDGTVVPWGQKVNSVPDGLVNVFAMAVGGYEGTFYVALTGDGRPVIKVQPFSQFLTRGTNVQLTAFAVGAQPKNLAGGIQPMTYQWQHDGIIVPGATNTTLRLTNVQGQDMGGYRLLVSNVVGQANSATAVLSTANPRTVAIAMNSTNSFTTFGPSNALSGIWFPQVRVSHDGDGAAQSGAITNNQQSMLQTTVVGPGKVTFWWKVSSEEGFDLLKFTLDPDGRTNFAAISGEVDWELETFSIPAGSHTLYWIYSKDASVSDGQDAGWVDQVLFTPDPIVITQQPVSQSVVLGTNVTFSVQATNTAALAYQWLKNGQNLSGATQTSLTLTNVTQADAGTYAVRVSNGAIIAFSSDAVLGFLLPQVLGSAASMPDRSFSFTSHYINGGPPGSNALGAFELQASSDLVTWIGLTNSPVITNGELRFVDTNGSNYARRFYRVVEKH; this is translated from the coding sequence ATGAAACTTTGGCGGAAGCAACTCTCGAGCGGAGCACAATTTATTCTTGTGTTGATGGGGTTTTGGATGACGTCCAGCGCCAGTGGAGCGGGGTTGGTGGCGGCGTGGGGTGATAATCAGTATGGGCAGACAACGGTGCCACTGGGTTTGGGAAGAGTTAAAGAAATAACTGCGGGAAGCTCGTTCAGTGCGGCGCTTAAGGTGGATGGAACGGTCGTGGTTTGGGGGAGGAATCCATCTTACGACGTAATTCCCGATGTTCCTGCCGGTCTGAGCAATGTAAAAGCCATTTCTGCCGGCATGTTTCACATGCTTGCTTTGCGAGCAGATGGAACAGTCTTTGCCTGGGGAGACAATACTTTAGGTCAGACGTCCATACCCGGAGGATTGTCAAACGTGATAGCGATAGCAGCCTGTGCAGACCATAATCTCGCGCTTAAGGCAGATGGCACATTGATTGGATGGGGAAACAGAGATCCAGCACTGACAAACATTCCACCGGATTTGACCAATGTCATTGCCATGGCAGGAGGCCTTGTACATAACGTGGCACTCAAGGTCGATGGCACCCTGGTCGCCTGGGGGGACAACAGTAATGGTCAAACCAATCTTTCCGCGGGTTTGTCCAATATCGTAGCCGTGGCGGCAGGGGATTATCATTCCTTGGCGTTGAGGGGTGACGGGGTTGTATTCGCATGGGGAAGCAACGGCTACGGACAGAGCGCTGTTCCGGCAGGACTTTCCAATGTCGTTGCCATTGCGGCGGGCTCCGATCGAAGCCTGGCAATGAAGTCGGATGGAACGGTAGTGATCTGGGGAGGGAATCTCCATGGCGAGAGAAGTGTGCCGGCGGGATTATTGGCAACGGCGATAGCCGGAGGTGCCTATCATAATCTGGCGTTAGTGTCAGAAGGTCCGGTTCAAATTATACAAAATCCGCAGAGTAACGTGGGGACATACAGTTCCAATCTCACGTTCTCGGTGAGTGTCGCAGGCTACCAGTCGATCAGCTTTCAATGGAAATTAAGAGGTTCCAACGTGATGGATGATGCGCATGTGAGTGGCAGCACCAATTCAACATTGACGATAAACAGCCTGCAGTTTTCTGATGCGGGGAATTATTCAGTTGTGGTGAGTAATGCGCTGGGATCAGTGCAGAGTTTGGACGCGACATTATTCGTTATCAGCCCGCCCCTGGTGTTGCAGCAGTCATCCAATCAGACATTGAAGGCGGGAGCTTCTGTGACGCTGTCCGCAAATGTGCTTGGCACGCCTACGTTGAGTTACCAATGGCTTTTTGGCGGGACGAACATCGCTGGAGCCAACCTAAACAGTCTGACGCTGTTCAATATGCAGCCGTCGATGTCCGGCGATTACGTGCTGGTGATCAGCAATGCCTATGGTGTGGCACAAAGCGCGCCGATTTCACTTTTGGTGACCGACAGCGCGCCGTATATCGTGCAACAATTGACCAACAAGAATGCGACGCCAGGCGGAAGTTTGAGCATGGCGATCAAGGCTCTGGGATCGCTGCCTTTGAGTTATCAATGGCGATTTAACGGAATAGACCTGCCAGGCGCAACGAATTCGATACTCACATTGGATTCAGTTAGTTATGGGCAGGGTGGTTACTACAATGTGGCGGTGACCAATGCATTTGGAGAGGCGGTCAGTGCGAAAGCATTGTTGTCTGTATCGGAGATGGCCTTATGGGGTGGTAATCTGAACGCGACCATTCCCACCAACGTGCCGGCGGGATTATCCAATTTGGTGGCAGTCGCAGCGGGGGACTACCACGTGCTGGCTTTGAAAGCTGATGGCACGACCGTTTCCTGGTTTGCCCAATACTCACAGCTAGGTTCATTGACCAATACTCCGACCAATGCAACGAATGTGATTGCCATAAGCGCCGGGGGCCTGAAGAGCATGGCGTTAAGAACCGATGGCAGGGTGGTGGTGTGGGGAGACAACGCATACGATCAAACGAGTGTTCCAGCCAGCCTGACCAATGCGGTGGCGATTGCGGCAGGTTCGCAGCATTGCATGGCATTGCGCTCCAACGGGACGGTGGTAGCGTGGGGATATAACGGATTCGGACAGACGAGTGTGCCGGCGGGCTTATCCAACGTAGTGAGCATTGCGGCTGGCCGATATAGCAGCATGGCCTTGATGGTGGATGGCAGAGTCGTCGTTTGGGGAGGAAGTTCGTTGGAGCGCACGGTGCCAAACAATGTGACGAATATTGTAGCCATTGCCGGAGGGCAGGGCCTGTGCGTGGCTGTGAACGCGGATGGCAGGTTAATGCAATGGGGGCAAGCCGTGCAAAATTTTCCAACTGGACTGAGCAATGTGGTAGCCATTGCCAATACGGGGTTCATGGGGATCGCGCTAAGAAAAGATGGAACAGTTGTGCCCTGGGGACAAAAGGTGAACTCAGTTCCGGATGGGCTGGTCAACGTGTTTGCGATGGCGGTGGGCGGGTATGAAGGAACTTTTTATGTTGCGCTGACTGGCGATGGGCGACCGGTTATAAAAGTGCAGCCCTTCAGCCAGTTCCTGACCAGAGGCACCAATGTGCAACTGACGGCTTTCGCAGTTGGGGCGCAACCGAAGAACCTCGCGGGGGGAATACAACCAATGACCTACCAGTGGCAGCATGATGGAATCATTGTCCCTGGTGCAACCAATACGACTCTCAGGCTGACGAATGTTCAGGGACAGGACATGGGAGGATATCGGTTGCTGGTTTCCAACGTAGTAGGACAGGCGAACAGCGCCACGGCAGTGTTGAGCACGGCCAATCCGAGAACTGTGGCCATTGCGATGAATTCCACAAACTCTTTTACCACCTTCGGCCCATCCAATGCGCTTAGCGGAATCTGGTTTCCTCAGGTTCGCGTTTCGCACGATGGGGATGGTGCGGCACAAAGCGGGGCGATCACGAACAACCAGCAATCCATGCTACAGACCACGGTAGTCGGGCCAGGAAAGGTGACCTTTTGGTGGAAAGTTTCCTCGGAGGAAGGATTTGATTTGTTGAAGTTCACGTTAGACCCGGATGGCCGAACGAATTTTGCAGCGATTTCAGGCGAGGTGGATTGGGAGTTGGAAACCTTCAGCATCCCGGCCGGATCGCACACACTTTACTGGATTTATTCCAAAGACGCGAGCGTAAGCGATGGGCAGGATGCCGGCTGGGTGGATCAGGTGTTGTTTACACCCGATCCAATAGTCATTACTCAACAGCCGGTGAGTCAAAGTGTGGTGCTGGGGACCAATGTGACGTTCAGCGTGCAGGCCACCAACACGGCGGCTTTGGCTTATCAATGGCTGAAGAACGGACAGAATCTGTCGGGTGCGACACAAACAAGTTTGACCCTCACCAATGTGACGCAAGCTGATGCCGGCACTTATGCTGTCAGGGTGTCAAACGGGGCGATCATTGCTTTCAGCAGCGATGCAGTGCTGGGCTTTTTGTTACCCCAGGTTTTGGGCAGCGCGGCAAGCATGCCAGATCGTTCCTTTTCTTTCACCTCTCATTACATCAATGGAGGACCGCCGGGATCGAATGCTTTAGGTGCATTCGAGCTGCAGGCGAGCAGTGATCTTGTCACCTGGATTGGCTTAACGAACAGCCCGGTAATTACGAACGGTGAGTTAAGGTTTGTGGATACGAATGGCAGCAACTATGCGAGGAGGTTTTATCGGGTGGTGGAGAAACATTGA